The Streptomyces sp. P9-A4 genome contains a region encoding:
- a CDS encoding MFS transporter — MSDRRNRHRDGRDRDPNRRDRDRDRRRDRSRNGYGSAVTLPGDPPGGRRAALVWGVGVGVYFVAVIFRTSLGVAGLDAADRFHVNASALSTFSILQLLVYAGMQIPVGLMVDRLGTKKVLALGVVLFTLGQLGFALSPSYGTALASRALLGCGDAMTFISVLRLGSRWFPARRGPLIGQVAALFGMAGNLVSTVFIARALHGLGWTTTFVGSSLAGVVALVLLLLFLKDHPEGYEPQPSTHAGAAFVRRQIAESWREPGTRLGMWVHFTTQFPAMVFLLLWGLPYLVEAQGLSRSTAGTLLTLVVLSNMVVGLAYGQIIARHHAARAPLALGTVAATALLWATTLAYPGDHAPMWLLVTLCLVLGACGPASMIGFDFARPANPPERQGTASGIVNMGGFVASMTTLLAVGVLLDATGGNYRIAFSSVFVLEALGIVQILRLKARTHRRERERLVASRVEAVHVPV, encoded by the coding sequence GTGAGCGACCGCCGCAACCGCCACCGCGACGGCCGGGACCGTGACCCCAACCGCCGGGACCGGGACCGGGACCGGCGCCGCGACCGCAGCCGCAACGGATACGGCTCCGCCGTCACCCTCCCCGGCGACCCGCCCGGCGGCCGTCGCGCCGCCCTCGTCTGGGGCGTCGGCGTCGGCGTCTACTTCGTCGCCGTCATCTTCCGCACGTCCCTCGGCGTCGCCGGACTCGACGCCGCCGACCGCTTCCACGTCAACGCCTCCGCGCTCTCCACCTTCTCCATACTCCAGCTGCTCGTCTACGCCGGCATGCAGATACCCGTCGGCCTGATGGTCGACCGGCTCGGCACCAAGAAGGTCCTCGCCCTCGGCGTCGTCCTCTTCACCCTCGGCCAGCTGGGCTTCGCGCTCTCCCCGTCGTACGGCACGGCGCTCGCCTCCCGCGCCCTCCTCGGCTGCGGCGACGCCATGACCTTCATCAGCGTCCTGCGGCTCGGCAGCCGCTGGTTCCCCGCCCGGCGCGGCCCGCTGATCGGCCAGGTCGCCGCCCTCTTCGGCATGGCCGGCAACCTCGTCTCCACCGTCTTCATCGCCCGCGCCCTGCACGGCCTCGGCTGGACGACCACCTTCGTCGGCAGCTCGCTGGCCGGCGTCGTCGCTCTCGTCCTGCTGCTGCTCTTCCTCAAGGACCACCCCGAGGGGTACGAGCCCCAGCCCTCCACCCACGCGGGCGCCGCGTTCGTACGCCGGCAGATCGCCGAGTCGTGGCGGGAACCCGGCACCCGGCTCGGCATGTGGGTGCACTTCACCACCCAGTTCCCGGCGATGGTCTTCCTGCTCCTGTGGGGGCTGCCGTACCTCGTCGAAGCGCAGGGCCTGTCCCGGTCGACCGCCGGAACCCTGCTCACTCTGGTCGTCCTGTCGAACATGGTCGTCGGCCTCGCGTACGGGCAGATCATCGCCCGGCACCACGCGGCCCGCGCCCCGCTCGCCCTCGGCACCGTCGCCGCCACCGCCCTGCTGTGGGCGACCACCCTCGCCTACCCCGGCGACCACGCCCCGATGTGGCTGCTCGTCACCCTCTGCCTGGTCCTCGGCGCCTGCGGACCGGCCTCGATGATCGGCTTCGACTTCGCCCGCCCGGCGAACCCGCCGGAGCGTCAGGGCACCGCCTCCGGCATCGTCAACATGGGTGGTTTCGTGGCCTCGATGACCACGCTGCTCGCCGTGGGCGTGCTGCTCGACGCGACCGGCGGCAACTACCGGATCGCGTTCTCGTCGGTCTTCGTCCTGGAGGCCCTGGGAATCGTGCAGATCCTGCGCCTCAAGGCCCGCACCCACCGCAGGGAACGGGAACGGCTCGTCGCGAGCCGCGTCGAGGCCGTGCACGTCCCGGTCTAG
- a CDS encoding GntR family transcriptional regulator codes for MPSAPTGPALLPTKQPPAADRVYMHVKRAVLDRRYEGGTLLTEGELATAVGVSRTPVREALLKLEMEGLLKLYPKKGALVLAVSAQEIADVVETRLLVEEFAVRRAVPAPAPLIARLEELLDEQQRRAEAGDLAEVAVTDRCFHAEIVRHAGNQILSRLYDQLRDRQLRMGVAVMQSQPDRVAKNITEHAEILDRIKAGDAEGAAACVRQHLSWVKVLVRGDDR; via the coding sequence ATGCCATCAGCGCCAACCGGTCCAGCCCTGCTGCCCACCAAGCAGCCCCCCGCCGCCGACCGTGTCTACATGCACGTCAAGCGGGCCGTACTCGACCGGCGCTACGAGGGAGGCACCCTCCTCACCGAGGGCGAACTCGCGACGGCCGTCGGAGTGTCCAGGACGCCGGTGCGCGAGGCGCTGCTCAAGCTGGAGATGGAAGGGCTGCTCAAGCTCTACCCGAAGAAGGGCGCCCTCGTCCTCGCCGTCTCCGCGCAGGAGATCGCCGATGTCGTCGAGACCCGGCTGCTCGTCGAGGAGTTCGCCGTCCGCCGGGCCGTCCCCGCCCCCGCCCCGCTGATCGCCCGCCTCGAAGAACTCCTCGACGAGCAGCAGCGGCGCGCCGAGGCCGGCGACCTGGCGGAGGTCGCGGTCACCGACCGGTGCTTCCACGCCGAGATCGTCCGCCACGCGGGCAACCAGATTCTCTCCCGCCTCTACGACCAGCTCCGCGACCGCCAGCTCCGCATGGGCGTCGCCGTGATGCAGTCCCAGCCCGACCGCGTCGCCAAGAACATCACCGAGCACGCCGAGATCCTCGACCGGATCAAGGCCGGGGACGCCGAGGGCGCCGCCGCCTGCGTCCGCCAGCACCTCAGCTGGGTCAAGGTCCTGGTCCGGGGTGACGACCGGTGA
- a CDS encoding dihydrolipoamide acetyltransferase family protein has translation MTIREFKMPDVGEGLTEAEILKWYVKAGDTVEDGQIVCEVETAKAAVELPIPFDGTVHELCFPEGTTVDVGQVIISVNVGGGAAPEAPAAPVAEAAPAPAAPTPVVDEEEDEPQVRQPVLVGYGVAVSSTKRRPRKAAPGAVQAAPAAPAAPVQAAPVAVSVPEQLNGHAPAGARPLAKPPVRKLAKDLGVDLATVTPTGPDGVITREDVHAAAAPASAPAAPAPAPVAAPAPVVAPAAVVPDARETRVPVKGVRKATAAAMVGSAFTAPHVTEFVTFDITRTMKLVDELRSGTDMAGLRVNPLLLIAKAVLVAVRRNPEINAAWDEAAQEIVLKHYVNLGIAAATPRGLLVPNIKDAHAQTLPELSASLSELVSTAREGKTTPAAMQGGTITITNVGVFGVDTGTPLLNPGESAILAVGSIKLQPWVHKGKVKPRQVTTLALSFDHRLIDGELGSKFLADVAAILEQPKRLITWA, from the coding sequence GTGACGATCCGCGAATTCAAGATGCCCGACGTGGGCGAGGGCCTGACCGAGGCCGAGATCCTCAAGTGGTACGTCAAGGCCGGTGACACGGTCGAGGACGGCCAGATCGTGTGCGAGGTCGAGACGGCCAAGGCCGCCGTCGAGCTGCCGATCCCCTTCGACGGCACGGTCCACGAGCTGTGCTTCCCCGAGGGGACCACGGTCGATGTCGGCCAGGTCATCATCTCGGTGAACGTCGGCGGCGGTGCGGCACCCGAGGCCCCGGCGGCCCCGGTGGCCGAGGCCGCTCCCGCGCCCGCCGCACCAACGCCCGTCGTGGACGAGGAGGAGGACGAGCCGCAGGTCCGTCAGCCGGTCCTCGTCGGCTACGGCGTGGCCGTCAGCTCCACCAAGCGCCGCCCGCGCAAGGCGGCTCCGGGCGCGGTCCAGGCCGCCCCGGCGGCACCGGCCGCCCCGGTCCAGGCGGCGCCCGTCGCCGTCTCCGTACCGGAGCAGCTCAACGGGCACGCGCCGGCCGGCGCCCGGCCGCTGGCCAAGCCGCCGGTCCGGAAGCTCGCCAAGGACCTCGGCGTCGACCTGGCCACGGTCACCCCGACCGGCCCGGACGGCGTCATCACCCGTGAGGACGTCCACGCGGCTGCCGCTCCGGCGTCCGCGCCGGCCGCCCCGGCCCCGGCGCCCGTGGCCGCCCCGGCCCCGGTCGTGGCGCCCGCGGCCGTCGTGCCCGACGCCCGGGAGACCCGTGTCCCCGTCAAGGGCGTACGGAAGGCCACGGCGGCGGCGATGGTCGGCTCGGCCTTCACCGCGCCGCACGTCACCGAGTTCGTGACCTTCGACATCACGCGCACGATGAAGCTGGTCGACGAGCTCAGGTCCGGTACGGACATGGCGGGTCTGCGGGTCAACCCGCTCCTCCTCATCGCCAAGGCCGTCCTGGTCGCCGTCCGGCGCAACCCGGAGATCAACGCGGCCTGGGACGAGGCGGCGCAGGAGATCGTCCTCAAGCACTATGTGAACCTGGGCATCGCCGCGGCCACCCCGCGCGGTCTGCTCGTCCCCAACATCAAGGACGCGCACGCCCAGACCCTGCCCGAGCTGTCGGCCTCCCTGAGCGAGCTGGTCTCCACCGCGCGCGAGGGGAAGACGACTCCGGCGGCGATGCAGGGCGGCACCATCACCATCACCAACGTGGGCGTCTTCGGCGTCGACACCGGTACGCCCCTCCTGAACCCCGGCGAGTCCGCGATCCTCGCGGTCGGCTCGATCAAGCTCCAGCCGTGGGTCCACAAGGGCAAGGTGAAGCCGCGCCAGGTCACGACGCTGGCCCTCTCCTTCGATCACCGACTGATCGACGGCGAGCTCGGCTCCAAGTTCCTGGCGGACGTCGCCGCGATCCTGGAGCAGCCGAAGCGGCTCATCACCTGGGCGTGA
- a CDS encoding alpha-ketoacid dehydrogenase subunit beta produces MAVQKLPLAKALNESLRKALETDPKVLIMGEDVGKLGGVFRVTDGLQKDFGEDRVIDTPLAESGIVGTAIGLALRGYRPVVEIQFDGFVFPAYDQIVTQLAKMHARALGKVKMPVVIRIPYGGGIGAVEHHSESPEALFAHVAGLKVVSPSNSSDAYWMLQQAIQSDDPVIFFEPKRRYWDKSEVDTEAIPGELHKARVAREGSDLTLAAYGPMVKVCLEAAAAAQEEGKSVEVLDLRSMSPIDFDAIQRSVEKTRHLVVVHEAPVFYGSGAEVAARITERCFYHLEAPVLRVGGYHAPYPPARLEEEYLPGLDRVLDAVDRSLAY; encoded by the coding sequence ATGGCTGTACAGAAGCTCCCGCTCGCCAAGGCGCTCAACGAGTCGCTCCGCAAGGCCCTGGAGACCGACCCCAAGGTCCTGATCATGGGTGAGGACGTCGGCAAGCTCGGCGGCGTCTTCCGTGTCACGGACGGCCTGCAGAAGGACTTCGGCGAGGACCGTGTCATCGACACCCCGCTCGCCGAGTCCGGCATCGTCGGCACCGCGATCGGCCTGGCCCTGCGCGGCTACCGGCCGGTCGTGGAGATCCAGTTCGACGGCTTCGTCTTCCCCGCGTACGACCAGATCGTCACGCAGCTCGCCAAGATGCACGCCCGTGCGCTCGGCAAGGTCAAGATGCCGGTCGTCATCCGCATCCCGTACGGCGGCGGCATCGGCGCGGTCGAGCACCACTCCGAGTCCCCCGAGGCGCTCTTCGCGCACGTCGCGGGCCTCAAGGTCGTCTCGCCGTCCAACTCCTCGGACGCCTACTGGATGCTCCAGCAGGCCATCCAGAGCGACGACCCGGTGATCTTCTTCGAGCCCAAGCGCCGCTACTGGGACAAGAGCGAGGTCGACACCGAGGCCATCCCCGGCGAGCTCCACAAGGCCCGGGTGGCGCGCGAGGGCAGTGACCTCACGCTCGCCGCGTACGGCCCGATGGTGAAGGTCTGCCTGGAGGCCGCCGCGGCCGCCCAGGAGGAGGGCAAGTCGGTCGAGGTCCTGGACCTGCGGTCGATGTCCCCGATCGACTTCGACGCGATCCAGCGGTCCGTCGAGAAGACCCGTCACCTCGTCGTCGTCCACGAGGCCCCGGTGTTCTACGGCTCCGGTGCGGAGGTCGCCGCCCGGATCACCGAGCGCTGCTTCTACCACCTGGAAGCCCCCGTCCTGCGGGTCGGCGGCTACCACGCGCCGTATCCGCCGGCGCGCCTGGAGGAGGAGTACCTGCCGGGCCTCGATCGCGTGCTCGACGCCGTCGACCGCTCGCTGGCGTACTGA
- the pdhA gene encoding pyruvate dehydrogenase (acetyl-transferring) E1 component subunit alpha — translation MTVESTAARKTTRRSSGTKRTASASTSTTKKTSTRAEAGAVEPELVQLLTPEGERVQHPDYDIDLSAEELRGLYRDMVLTRRFDAEATSLQRQGELGLWASLLGQEAAQIGSGRALRDDDYVFPTYREHGVAWVRGVDPTNLLGMFRGVNHGGWDPNSNNFHLYTIVIGSQTLHATGYAMGITKDGADSAVIAYFGDGASSQGDVNEAFTFSAVYNAPVVFFCQNNQWAISEPTEKQTRVPLYQRARGFGFPGVRVDGNDVLACLAVTRSALERARRGEGPTLVEAFTYRMGAHTTSDDPTKYRADEEREAWEAKDPILRLKAYLEREGNADEAFFEALEAESEALGKRVREGVRNMPDPDHMAIFENVYADGHALVDEERAQFAAYQASFADGEVK, via the coding sequence GTGACCGTGGAGAGCACTGCCGCGCGCAAGACGACGCGACGCAGCAGCGGCACCAAGCGCACCGCAAGCGCGAGCACGAGCACCACCAAGAAGACGAGCACGCGCGCCGAGGCGGGGGCTGTGGAGCCCGAGCTCGTCCAGCTGCTGACGCCCGAAGGAGAGCGCGTCCAGCACCCCGATTACGACATCGACCTCAGCGCCGAGGAACTGCGCGGTCTCTACCGCGACATGGTCCTCACCCGTCGCTTCGACGCCGAGGCCACCTCGCTCCAGCGTCAGGGCGAGCTGGGCCTGTGGGCCTCGCTGCTCGGCCAGGAGGCGGCGCAGATCGGTTCCGGCCGTGCGCTGCGGGACGACGACTACGTCTTCCCGACCTACCGCGAGCACGGTGTGGCCTGGGTCCGTGGCGTCGACCCGACGAATCTGCTGGGAATGTTCCGCGGTGTGAACCACGGTGGCTGGGATCCCAACAGCAACAATTTCCACCTGTACACGATCGTCATCGGCTCGCAGACCCTGCACGCCACCGGTTATGCGATGGGCATCACCAAGGACGGCGCGGATTCCGCCGTGATCGCGTACTTCGGCGACGGCGCCTCCAGCCAGGGCGACGTCAACGAGGCCTTCACCTTCTCCGCGGTCTACAACGCGCCCGTCGTGTTCTTCTGCCAGAACAACCAGTGGGCGATCTCCGAGCCCACCGAGAAGCAGACCCGCGTGCCGCTCTACCAGCGCGCCCGCGGCTTCGGCTTCCCCGGCGTCCGCGTCGACGGCAACGACGTCCTGGCCTGCCTGGCCGTGACGAGGTCCGCCCTGGAGCGCGCCCGCCGCGGCGAGGGCCCCACCCTCGTGGAGGCCTTCACCTACCGCATGGGCGCCCACACCACCTCCGACGACCCGACGAAGTACCGGGCCGACGAGGAGCGGGAGGCCTGGGAGGCCAAGGACCCGATCCTGCGCCTCAAGGCGTACCTGGAGCGCGAGGGCAACGCCGACGAGGCCTTCTTCGAGGCCCTGGAGGCGGAGAGCGAGGCGCTCGGCAAGCGTGTCCGCGAGGGCGTCCGCAACATGCCCGACCCGGACCACATGGCGATCTTCGAGAATGTCTACGCGGACGGGCACGCGCTCGTCGACGAGGAGCGCGCGCAGTTCGCCGCCTACCAGGCGTCCTTCGCGGATGGCGAGGTCAAGTAA
- a CDS encoding response regulator transcription factor: MREEGKIRVFLLDDHEVVRRGVHELLSVEDDIEVVGEAGTAADALVRIPATRPDVAVLDVRLPDGSGVEVCREIRSQDEGINCLMLTSYADDEALFDAIMAGASGYVLKAIRGNELLNAVRDVAAGKSLLDPVATARVLERLRDGNNPKGDDKLANLTDQERKILDLIGEGLTNRVIGERLHLAEKTIKNYVSSLLSKLGMERRSQAAAYVARLQAERH; the protein is encoded by the coding sequence GTGCGCGAAGAAGGAAAAATCCGGGTATTTCTGCTGGACGACCACGAAGTCGTCCGGCGCGGCGTCCACGAGCTGCTCTCCGTGGAGGACGACATTGAGGTGGTCGGGGAGGCCGGGACGGCGGCGGACGCGCTGGTCAGGATCCCCGCGACCCGCCCCGACGTCGCGGTGCTCGACGTCCGGCTGCCGGACGGCAGCGGCGTCGAGGTGTGCCGTGAGATCCGCTCCCAGGACGAGGGCATCAATTGTCTGATGCTGACCTCGTACGCGGACGACGAGGCACTCTTCGACGCGATCATGGCCGGGGCCTCGGGCTACGTCCTGAAGGCCATCCGCGGCAACGAGCTGCTGAACGCGGTGCGGGACGTGGCGGCCGGCAAGTCGCTGCTCGACCCGGTGGCGACCGCCCGTGTCCTGGAGCGGCTGCGCGACGGCAACAACCCGAAGGGTGACGACAAGCTCGCCAACCTGACGGACCAGGAGCGCAAGATCCTGGACCTGATCGGCGAGGGCCTGACCAACCGGGTCATCGGCGAGCGGCTCCACCTCGCCGAGAAGACCATCAAGAACTACGTCTCCAGCCTGCTGTCGAAGCTGGGCATGGAGCGGCGCTCGCAGGCCGCGGCGTACGTGGCGCGGCTGCAGGCCGAGCGTCACTGA
- a CDS encoding pyridoxamine 5'-phosphate oxidase family protein yields MSTDEIRAIELLSRVSYGRVATSMRAMPFVAPARHIVSDGRVLLRMHRGLGYHRACNGSVVAYGADNFNSGSEHLWSVQFTGTAEIVEPTEEELAAFGPEPEAVDDEAFTPVFMRIEPQFVTVHALDYASETPGTRPTPRSVRRHLHHVA; encoded by the coding sequence ATGTCCACCGACGAGATCCGCGCCATCGAGTTGCTCAGCCGTGTGTCCTACGGCCGAGTGGCGACGAGCATGCGGGCGATGCCGTTCGTCGCCCCCGCCCGGCACATCGTGTCCGACGGCCGTGTCCTGCTCCGGATGCACCGGGGGCTCGGCTACCACCGCGCCTGCAACGGCAGCGTCGTCGCCTACGGCGCGGACAACTTCAACTCGGGCTCCGAGCACCTGTGGTCCGTGCAGTTCACCGGCACCGCCGAGATCGTCGAGCCGACCGAGGAGGAGCTCGCGGCCTTCGGGCCGGAGCCGGAGGCCGTGGACGACGAGGCCTTCACCCCGGTCTTCATGCGGATCGAACCGCAGTTCGTGACGGTGCACGCGCTCGACTACGCGAGCGAGACCCCGGGGACCCGCCCCACCCCCCGTTCCGTACGGCGACATCTCCACCACGTAGCGTGA
- a CDS encoding phosphotransferase, with product MGAPPVGALLRRHRHAGEPLSCVPVAEGLLNRGFRLSTTRGTYFLKQHLDALTADRATIARQHRATQRLYALGLPVAPPLADATGRTVAVVDGRCYALHPWIDGRHRDGAQLSTGCSRRLGALLGQVHTALDRVMGPAGADGTPGAPDDGVCASADLLDTFRAIDELIRLARAHRPRDSFDALAEHRLRERRRLLAQHAHHRPPPAAAAGWVHGDFHPLNLLYRGAEPAAIVDWDRLGVRPRAEEAVRAAAIFFVRPEGELALEKVRAYARAYRRATGADRAELAAAAHRVWWERLNDFWTLRWRYQLHDRRADPQFPAVSALAVWWTREYEAVRDAFAG from the coding sequence GTGGGCGCGCCGCCCGTCGGGGCGCTGCTGCGCCGCCACCGGCACGCCGGCGAGCCGCTCTCCTGTGTGCCCGTCGCCGAAGGGCTGCTCAACCGCGGCTTCCGCCTCTCCACCACCCGGGGCACCTACTTCCTCAAGCAGCACCTGGACGCCCTCACCGCCGACCGCGCCACCATCGCCCGCCAGCACCGTGCCACCCAGCGGCTGTACGCCCTCGGCCTGCCCGTCGCCCCGCCGCTCGCCGACGCCACCGGCCGCACGGTCGCCGTCGTCGACGGCCGCTGTTACGCCCTGCACCCCTGGATCGACGGCCGCCACCGCGACGGCGCCCAGCTCTCCACCGGCTGCTCCCGGCGCCTCGGCGCCCTGCTCGGGCAGGTCCACACCGCCCTGGACCGTGTGATGGGCCCCGCCGGAGCCGACGGGACCCCGGGCGCCCCCGACGACGGCGTCTGCGCGAGCGCCGACCTCCTGGACACCTTCCGGGCCATCGACGAACTGATCCGCCTCGCCCGCGCCCACCGCCCCCGCGACAGCTTCGACGCGCTCGCCGAGCACCGGCTGCGGGAACGGCGCCGGCTCCTCGCCCAGCACGCGCACCACCGTCCGCCGCCCGCAGCCGCGGCCGGCTGGGTGCACGGCGACTTCCACCCGCTGAACCTGCTCTACCGGGGCGCCGAACCCGCCGCGATCGTCGACTGGGACCGGCTCGGGGTGCGCCCCCGGGCCGAGGAGGCGGTCAGGGCGGCCGCGATCTTCTTCGTACGGCCGGAAGGGGAGCTGGCCCTGGAGAAGGTGCGGGCGTACGCGCGCGCGTACCGGCGGGCGACGGGCGCCGACCGGGCCGAGCTGGCGGCGGCGGCGCACCGGGTGTGGTGGGAACGGCTCAACGACTTCTGGACCCTGCGCTGGCGCTACCAGCTGCACGACCGAAGGGCCGACCCGCAGTTTCCTGCGGTGTCGGCCCTGGCGGTCTGGTGGACACGCGAGTACGAGGCGGTACGCGACGCGTTCGCAGGGTGA
- a CDS encoding protein kinase domain-containing protein — MAPESGSGGGVPDAAAESWGVGGVVGDGRYRLTHRLGRGGMAEVFAAEDVRLGRTVAVKLLRSDLAEDPVSKARFTREAQSVAGLNHHAIVAVYDSGEDLVAGRPVPYIVMELVEGRTIRDLLLSAEAPGPEQALIIVSGVLEALAYSHQHGIVHRDIKPANVIITHGGAVKVMDFGIARALHGAQSTMTQTGMVMGTPQYLSPEQALGKAVDHRSDLYATGCLLYELLALRPPFTGETPLSVVYQHVQDIPVPPSDVTHSVPPELDGLVMRSLAKDPDDRFQSAEEMRGLIQYGLQMLQQQGGHTGTWNTGPVEMHEGGHTPVGGMAATTAMGHPMHGETAQGPILPPRNPEDGGVGGYGGYDGGTGGTGGYGQDGGYGPQGGGNGRRGKVWLFAALAVIAVVTGVVFAIQAAQKDSPASGPKPIVTDSPSSATSEPPPTEEPSQEPSQDQGGSGGGSTQQPWPPPTTRQPTDEPSKTLEPTDEPTKTTAPPTDPTGEPTKTTAPPTEPTGDPTTSSPDPTGGNGNPDTPPTGNGAETG; from the coding sequence ATGGCACCCGAATCCGGATCAGGTGGCGGTGTGCCGGACGCGGCAGCGGAGTCCTGGGGCGTCGGCGGAGTCGTCGGTGACGGGCGCTACCGCCTGACGCACCGTCTGGGCCGCGGCGGCATGGCGGAGGTCTTCGCCGCCGAGGACGTACGGCTCGGCCGTACCGTCGCCGTCAAGCTGCTCCGCTCCGATCTCGCCGAGGACCCGGTCTCCAAGGCCCGCTTCACCCGCGAGGCGCAGTCCGTCGCCGGGCTCAACCACCACGCCATCGTCGCCGTGTACGACTCCGGCGAGGACCTGGTGGCCGGCCGGCCCGTGCCGTACATCGTGATGGAGCTCGTCGAGGGCCGCACCATCCGTGACCTGCTGCTCAGCGCCGAGGCGCCGGGTCCCGAGCAGGCCCTGATCATCGTCTCCGGGGTTCTGGAGGCGCTGGCCTATTCGCACCAGCACGGCATCGTGCACCGCGACATCAAGCCGGCCAACGTGATCATCACCCACGGCGGCGCCGTGAAGGTCATGGACTTCGGCATCGCCCGCGCCCTGCACGGCGCGCAGTCGACGATGACGCAGACCGGCATGGTCATGGGCACCCCCCAGTACCTCTCCCCCGAGCAGGCCCTCGGCAAGGCGGTCGACCACCGCTCCGACCTGTACGCGACGGGCTGCCTGCTCTACGAACTCCTCGCGCTGCGCCCCCCGTTCACCGGCGAGACCCCGCTGTCCGTGGTGTACCAGCACGTGCAGGACATCCCGGTCCCGCCCTCCGACGTCACGCACTCCGTGCCGCCGGAGCTCGACGGCCTGGTGATGCGCTCGCTCGCGAAGGACCCGGACGACCGGTTCCAGAGCGCCGAGGAGATGCGCGGCCTCATCCAGTACGGCCTGCAGATGCTCCAGCAGCAGGGCGGCCACACCGGCACGTGGAACACCGGCCCGGTCGAGATGCACGAGGGCGGTCACACCCCGGTCGGCGGCATGGCCGCGACGACCGCGATGGGTCACCCGATGCACGGCGAGACCGCGCAGGGCCCGATCCTTCCCCCGCGGAACCCGGAGGACGGCGGTGTCGGCGGGTACGGCGGCTACGACGGCGGTACGGGCGGCACCGGGGGCTACGGCCAGGACGGCGGCTACGGTCCGCAGGGCGGCGGCAACGGCCGCCGGGGCAAGGTGTGGCTGTTCGCCGCGCTCGCGGTGATCGCGGTCGTGACCGGTGTCGTCTTCGCGATCCAGGCGGCCCAGAAGGACAGTCCCGCGAGCGGCCCCAAGCCGATCGTCACCGATTCGCCGTCCTCGGCCACCTCGGAGCCCCCGCCCACGGAGGAGCCCTCCCAGGAGCCCTCGCAGGACCAGGGCGGCTCGGGCGGCGGCTCGACGCAGCAGCCGTGGCCGCCGCCGACCACGCGGCAGCCGACGGACGAGCCGTCGAAGACGCTGGAGCCCACGGACGAGCCGACGAAGACGACGGCGCCGCCGACCGATCCCACCGGTGAGCCGACGAAGACGACGGCCCCGCCGACGGAGCCCACCGGCGACCCGACGACCTCCTCGCCCGATCCCACCGGGGGCAACGGCAACCCGGACACGCCCCCGACGGGCAACGGCGCCGAGACGGGCTGA